A window from Pseudomonas kribbensis encodes these proteins:
- a CDS encoding glycosyltransferase codes for MAKVLSQNFDVKLYAPKVQPLVDVLFETKQFSDAGFKSTAENADFLIVQGDALRSHPFLKELKGCLVVDLYCPVPLEYHQASEGVSLDVRGMTSNFLCDVLLEQLVYGDHFLCASEKQREFWLGALTLAGRVNADRWPQASHADVSDLISLLPFGLSSQRPAATRRAIRSTFNIPADDFVLVWGGGLYQWFDPLTPIKAVHRLVSEGARVHLVFIGVKHPNASIAQHDMCACAVDLATELGLIDKFVHFNFGWVDYDDRHNFLLDADAGISSHFDNPETRFSFRTRMLDYLWCDLPIIATQGDVFGDSLIPLGTGISVGFEDLEGWVQAITILMTDKSERQKYQENVRNYSKGFRWDSVVHPLLERLETMTVAPDRSLVRSHYVSANQSTGFFFRLRRRYASGGVLSIFAAIWRRLR; via the coding sequence ATGGCAAAAGTTCTCTCACAAAACTTTGACGTTAAATTATATGCGCCGAAAGTTCAGCCGTTGGTTGACGTATTGTTCGAAACAAAACAATTCTCGGACGCGGGTTTCAAGTCGACAGCAGAAAATGCGGATTTTCTGATAGTTCAAGGTGACGCTTTAAGATCACATCCTTTTTTAAAGGAATTAAAAGGTTGCCTTGTGGTAGACCTTTATTGCCCGGTCCCACTTGAATATCATCAGGCCTCCGAGGGTGTAAGCCTTGATGTAAGAGGAATGACCAGCAATTTTTTATGCGACGTGCTGCTTGAGCAACTCGTGTACGGAGATCATTTCCTGTGTGCCAGTGAAAAACAGCGAGAATTCTGGCTGGGTGCACTGACATTGGCCGGACGAGTCAACGCAGATCGTTGGCCGCAGGCGAGTCATGCCGATGTTTCCGACCTGATATCGCTGCTGCCATTTGGATTGTCGTCGCAGCGGCCGGCGGCAACCCGGCGAGCGATACGTTCAACCTTCAATATCCCTGCAGATGATTTTGTTCTTGTATGGGGAGGTGGGTTGTATCAATGGTTTGATCCATTGACGCCCATCAAGGCGGTCCATCGCCTGGTTTCGGAAGGTGCACGAGTGCATCTCGTGTTCATTGGGGTTAAACATCCAAATGCCAGCATTGCACAGCATGATATGTGTGCTTGTGCGGTCGATCTGGCCACCGAGCTCGGGCTGATCGATAAATTTGTCCACTTCAATTTTGGCTGGGTGGACTATGACGATCGCCATAATTTTCTACTTGATGCAGATGCCGGTATAAGCTCTCACTTTGATAACCCTGAAACGCGCTTCTCGTTTCGAACCCGGATGCTGGATTATCTCTGGTGCGACTTGCCGATCATCGCGACACAAGGCGATGTGTTCGGTGATTCTCTGATTCCCCTAGGGACGGGAATATCCGTCGGTTTTGAAGACCTTGAGGGCTGGGTTCAGGCTATAACGATCTTGATGACTGATAAAAGCGAGCGTCAAAAATACCAGGAAAATGTTCGTAACTATTCAAAAGGCTTTCGCTGGGACTCTGTAGTACATCCTTTGCTTGAGAGGCTTGAGACAATGACTGTTGCGCCTGATCGATCACTGGTCCGGTCGCACTACGTGAGCGC
- a CDS encoding glycosyltransferase → MSFSKINFWIEGDISTTRIVSRLLNDVSGEGNCDTRLLSTVGWSSLVSGVNIFCRSCDPRYAWLPTYLREHGIPYAYYLDDNFWKITGSGELARYYKSAEVVMSLDAFVENASFVITHNKTFAEFINRRFPDVKCELLPVPFDTSLIRKIAKKLAVKPARDAVVGYAGGYKEEEFALLQEVVEQLGKERPEIRFEFIGGVSDELRSLNNVQWFPGFSDYSQFLEFKMARNWSVGLAPLMESQFNASKTNNKFREYGGCGISAIYSNTTPYVECVVSERSGLLVDNNVADWVEAIKRLVDNPQLRETIKEESFKYVELNHSHESIIPAWREALDRISHDSERLMSSRIRFNYVKHFHLSGMSRVAKRMEGATATSIYGFVLKGKLKSLLNRAPVRKLIKAFAFVALIAAGLYLLKAGIM, encoded by the coding sequence ATGTCATTCAGCAAAATAAATTTCTGGATTGAAGGTGATATTTCGACCACAAGGATTGTATCGCGCCTGCTGAATGATGTGAGTGGTGAAGGTAATTGCGATACCCGACTGCTAAGCACTGTGGGTTGGTCGTCCCTCGTCAGTGGTGTCAATATTTTTTGCCGGAGTTGTGATCCAAGATACGCCTGGTTGCCGACGTACTTGCGCGAGCATGGTATTCCCTATGCGTATTATCTCGATGACAATTTCTGGAAAATCACCGGCTCGGGAGAGTTGGCACGCTATTATAAATCGGCAGAAGTCGTCATGTCGCTCGACGCTTTTGTTGAGAACGCCAGTTTCGTGATTACGCACAATAAAACATTTGCCGAATTTATCAATCGAAGATTTCCCGATGTGAAGTGTGAGTTGTTGCCTGTCCCTTTTGACACTTCGCTGATTCGTAAAATTGCAAAAAAACTTGCAGTAAAACCTGCGAGAGACGCCGTGGTCGGGTACGCCGGTGGCTATAAGGAAGAAGAGTTTGCGCTGCTTCAGGAAGTGGTTGAGCAGTTAGGGAAAGAGCGGCCGGAAATCCGCTTTGAGTTCATCGGTGGTGTTTCCGATGAATTGCGCAGCTTGAATAATGTGCAGTGGTTCCCCGGCTTTTCGGACTATTCCCAATTTCTTGAATTCAAAATGGCGCGAAACTGGAGTGTCGGGTTGGCGCCGTTGATGGAAAGCCAGTTCAACGCTTCCAAGACGAACAATAAGTTCAGAGAGTACGGTGGTTGCGGGATATCCGCCATCTATAGCAATACGACGCCCTATGTCGAATGCGTAGTGTCGGAGCGCTCCGGTCTGTTGGTTGATAACAATGTCGCCGATTGGGTGGAGGCTATCAAGCGTCTCGTTGATAATCCTCAATTACGCGAAACGATAAAGGAAGAGTCCTTCAAATATGTCGAATTGAACCATTCGCATGAGTCGATTATTCCAGCCTGGCGCGAGGCTCTCGACAGAATTTCTCATGACTCTGAACGCTTGATGTCTTCCAGAATTAGATTCAACTATGTAAAACATTTCCATTTGAGCGGCATGTCACGCGTCGCCAAGAGAATGGAAGGCGCTACTGCGACTTCGATATATGGATTTGTATTGAAAGGAAAATTGAAGTCGCTCTTGAACAGGGCTCCTGTTCGAAAACTGATAAAAGCCTTTGCTTTTGTAGCGCTGATCGCTGCCGGTTTGTACCTCCTGAAGGCGGGCATAATGTGA
- a CDS encoding UDP-glucose 4-epimerase family protein — translation MPKPSIFVSGASGFVGQRLVMRLLLDKKYTPIAATRRATQLQGLCPTVSFDMDNPSHRPDLNGVDVVVHSAARVHVMNELAEDALAEYRKVNVEGTLRLAKQAAEAGVRRFIFISSIKVNGESTLPGKPFSADDMPAPQDPYGVSKYEAEQALKQLALETSMELVIIRPPLVYGPGVKANFLNMLRWLDRGVPLPLGGIRNQRSLVALGNLVDFIVTCINHPAAANQTFLVSDGRDLSTPQLLNSLANALDKRSRLIALPEWLILSMATLLGKQAVASRVCGSLQVDISKNYELLGWTPPIHSDRAMRQTAIHYQENIGKAPCLKP, via the coding sequence GTGCCAAAACCGAGCATTTTTGTGTCCGGTGCCAGCGGTTTTGTCGGGCAGCGGCTGGTCATGCGCCTGTTGCTCGATAAAAAATACACGCCTATCGCTGCCACGCGCCGTGCTACCCAATTGCAGGGATTATGCCCCACTGTGTCTTTTGACATGGATAACCCGAGTCACCGGCCTGATTTGAATGGCGTGGATGTAGTTGTTCATTCCGCCGCGCGAGTGCATGTGATGAATGAGCTTGCCGAGGACGCCCTCGCTGAGTATCGCAAGGTCAATGTGGAAGGGACCTTGCGACTGGCGAAGCAGGCAGCAGAGGCAGGGGTGCGGCGCTTCATTTTTATCAGTTCGATCAAGGTCAATGGAGAAAGCACGCTCCCTGGGAAACCGTTCAGCGCGGATGATATGCCTGCTCCCCAAGACCCTTACGGGGTCTCCAAGTACGAGGCCGAGCAAGCACTGAAGCAACTGGCACTCGAGACTTCAATGGAGCTTGTGATCATTCGTCCTCCACTGGTCTATGGACCTGGAGTCAAAGCCAATTTTCTGAACATGTTGCGCTGGCTCGACAGAGGGGTTCCGCTGCCGTTAGGTGGCATACGCAACCAGCGAAGTCTGGTTGCGCTTGGTAATCTGGTGGATTTTATCGTCACGTGTATCAATCATCCTGCAGCAGCCAATCAGACATTTCTGGTTAGCGATGGTCGGGACCTCTCCACACCTCAGTTATTGAACAGCCTGGCGAATGCTTTGGATAAGCGATCCCGGCTGATTGCCTTGCCAGAGTGGCTGATACTCTCTATGGCGACGCTGCTGGGCAAACAAGCGGTTGCAAGTCGGGTCTGCGGCTCTCTGCAGGTTGACATCTCCAAGAACTATGAGTTACTGGGGTGGACTCCACCGATTCACTCGGATCGAGCCATGCGTCAGACGGCCATTCACTATCAGGAAAACATTGGTAAAGCACCGTGCCTGAAACCCTGA
- a CDS encoding glycosyltransferase, translating into MPVEHPKVAVLLAAYNGTPWIEEQLSSILNQSAVNVTVYISIDPSSDGTEALCRAYAAEHSGVVILPESGRFGGASRNFFRLIRDVDFDNFDFIAFSDQDDVWHSNKLLRATQSIAEQRVDAYSSNVTAFWPDGKTVLLDKAQPQVDLDYLFEAAGPGCTYVMSNALAGSLKASMLANWQQLQGVSLHDWYCYAYARSNGYRWYIDPGASMDYRQHERNQVGANTGLRPLITRYKTIHDGWWFSQVELIATLVTPERASSFIRGRQLRGMQLVKLSFRAWQCRRRVRDKVFFFFICWASALLGSKS; encoded by the coding sequence ATGCCAGTAGAACATCCGAAGGTTGCAGTTTTACTGGCTGCCTACAATGGAACACCGTGGATTGAGGAGCAACTTTCCTCAATTCTCAATCAATCAGCAGTTAATGTAACTGTTTACATCAGTATTGATCCCTCTTCAGACGGTACGGAAGCGCTGTGCCGAGCTTACGCCGCTGAGCATTCCGGTGTGGTGATCCTCCCTGAATCCGGACGATTTGGCGGTGCATCGCGCAACTTCTTCAGACTCATCCGCGATGTCGACTTCGATAACTTCGACTTCATTGCCTTTTCGGATCAGGATGACGTCTGGCATTCGAACAAGCTGCTTCGTGCAACTCAAAGCATTGCAGAACAACGCGTAGATGCGTACTCCAGTAACGTCACTGCGTTCTGGCCTGATGGCAAGACTGTCCTCCTGGACAAAGCGCAGCCACAGGTCGATCTGGACTATTTGTTCGAGGCTGCCGGGCCGGGCTGTACTTACGTGATGAGTAACGCGCTGGCGGGCTCGTTAAAGGCTTCAATGCTTGCGAACTGGCAGCAACTGCAAGGCGTCAGCCTGCACGACTGGTATTGCTATGCCTATGCACGAAGCAACGGTTATCGCTGGTATATCGATCCAGGGGCATCTATGGATTATCGCCAGCACGAGCGTAATCAAGTCGGCGCCAATACTGGTCTTCGTCCATTGATTACCCGCTATAAAACCATCCATGACGGCTGGTGGTTCAGTCAGGTTGAACTCATCGCAACGTTGGTGACGCCAGAGCGGGCGTCATCATTCATCCGTGGTAGGCAGTTGCGTGGGATGCAACTGGTCAAACTTTCCTTCAGGGCCTGGCAATGCAGGCGTCGGGTAAGGGATAAGGTCTTCTTCTTCTTTATCTGTTGGGCTAGCGCATTGTTGGGGAGCAAGTCTTGA